A window from Drosophila nasuta strain 15112-1781.00 chromosome 3, ASM2355853v1, whole genome shotgun sequence encodes these proteins:
- the LOC132790157 gene encoding COP9 signalosome complex subunit 4, which produces MGITTAALRSQLMGLTNFIGTHKDQADKYRQLLKSVLSNTGNDLIDTLKLFVEAIVNEHVSLVIARQILNDVGVELSKLPDDMSKQLSHFTLERVHPRVISFEEQVAGIRFHLANIYERNQQWRDAATVLVGIPLETGQKQYSVECKLGTYLKIARLYLEDNDSVQAELFINRASLLQAETNSEELQVLYKVCYARVLDYRRKFIEAAQRYNELSYRKIVDQGERMTALKKALICTVLASAGQQRSRMLATLFKDERCQHLPAYAILEKMYLERIIRRSELQEFEALLQEHQKAATPDGSSILDRAVFEHNLLSASKLYNNITFEELGALLDIPAAKAEKIASQMITEGRMNGHIDQISGIVHFENRELLPQWDRQIQSLCYQVNSIIEKIGIAEPEWLDSQN; this is translated from the exons ATGGGGATAACTACCGCAGCATTGCGCTCCCAGCTAATGGGCCTGACCAACTTTATTGGTACACACAAGGACCAGGCGGACAAATACCGCCAGCTGCTGAAGAGTGTGCTCTCCAACACCGGCAACGATTTGATCGATACGCTGAAGCTCTTTGTCGAGGCGATTGTTAACGAACATGTTAGTCTGGTGATTGCTCGTCAGATCCTCAACGATGTTGGAGTTGAGTTGAGCAAACTGCCCGACGACATGTCCAAGCAGCTGTCCCACTTTACACTGGAGCGTGTGCATCCACGCGTTATCTCGTTCGAGGAGCAGGTGGCCGGCATTCGTTTCCATTTGGCCAACATCTATGAGCGTAACCAACAGTGGCGCGATGCGGCCACAGTGCTGGTGGGTATTCCCCTCGAGACGGGCCAGAAACAGTACTCAGTGGAGTGCAAGCTGGGCACTTACTTGAAAATAGCGCGTCTCTATCTAGAGGACAATGATTCGGTGCAGGCGGAGCTGTTCATCAATCGTGCCTCGTTGCTGCAGGCCGAGACCAATTCGGAGGAGTTGCAG GTTCTTTACAAAGTGTGCTACGCTCGCGTTCTGGATTATCGTCGCAAATTCATTGAGGCTGCCCAACGATACAACGAACTCTCCTACCGCAAAATCGTCGATCAGGGTGAACGCATGACGGCCTTGAAGAAGGCACTAATCTGCACAGTGCTGGCCTCGGCTGGACAGCAGCGATCTCGCATGCTGGCCACGCTCTTCAAGGACGAACGTTGTCAGCATTTGCCGGCCTATGCCATACTCGAGAAAATGTATCTGGAGCGCATTATTCGTCGTTCCGAATTGCAAGAGTTCGAGGCGCTGCTGCAGGAGCATCAAAAAGCTGCCACACCCGATGGTTCATCCATACTCGATCGTGCTGTCTTCGAGCACAATTTGCTGTCCGCCAGCAAGTTGTACAATAACATCACATTTGAGGAGTTGGGTGCATTGCTGGACATTCCCGCTGCCAAGGCGGAGAAGATTGCCTCGCAAATGATAACGGAGGGACGTATGAATGGGCACATTGATCAGATCTCGGGCATTGTGCACTTTGAGAACCGTGAACTGCTGCCCCAATGGGATCGACAAATCCAATCGTTGTGCTATCAAGTGAATTCCATCATTGAGAAGATTGGCATCGCCGAGCCTGAGTGGCTTGATAGCCAGAATTAA
- the LOC132790155 gene encoding LOW QUALITY PROTEIN: breast cancer type 2 susceptibility protein homolog (The sequence of the model RefSeq protein was modified relative to this genomic sequence to represent the inferred CDS: deleted 1 base in 1 codon) — protein sequence MERLFEADRLDCQRALQEPQRARVIPASENFMSLQWLLESQQLPMENNATVAEQPWNSAITDTLQDFCLESEEEAGQSSKQVDQISKCSPTNIVEQILRDFCSSPSYLDDASPKYNTHPDFRFYNKQIRTYSRPIQKQVNVILDDDEERLSCSSGLSMQEDFITQMPTTKHCDFDANSSQLICENLLNLSAFFTQNQVQSCSSIDLPKDEGQATAMVMEEPQDAEDILKDNGYCIGNTEECRLLDDNDDVRVEATVECSLFDGSARLETTRKVTNLLPNVNVNEVNQEDAKETCNNEFLDDIPFSEWQPIELPNTSGKLPKPAAKHMDFNVCDQLEEIPISEWQPMFIPESASQKSKETSEQQQNSSQEFKVTPGVIEFRTASNKTVELTEEMRKKAAMLMADLKCPEETEHPSNQAETLSAFKTASNKTLKMTAEMEKRAAMLMADLSALQDEPKVENHSNQLETMSGFRTASNKTLKLTKEMQKKAAMADINCNDSQIPTASNTNNKKRLGKMDKKIENIKKETLDEIPLSQWKPMELNVVQKFEIAQQANDVSSQLDMIPLSEWQHVDLADSVEYRTASNKLIEVSDEHQQKASILMATVATELSEICDRNAPAVQVHLEQVQFRTASNKALEVTEEMRQRAAMLMADLEAIQETNNLSDEMHSMEFESNHILEGVEHCSASKNTIKMSTKIDEATKILSADIEVVNSTMPIGSGNRKSNRRKCIPIIKDDMEDNTTTLKEESNRKQENVSRISKDSNNINTLTPSEHDNRRNGDTVNRLNTRDPFEDGHRNTDSRQDFLCLATPHPNKLAANGNLAFETPKCTPESQVSLTHLTELSPLDTATKKSIITRRNLLSLNKRRKLKKDVENMDATQTPARQRFNPMKTATSTPMPSRQEHSQQTLEDVPCSIQKERRFSQDSPRVQRERVGKRRSEEALSPIYAPTNKSRRLGLSRIRNKSSNNI from the exons ATGGAAAGGCTATTTGAAGCAGATCGCTTGGATTGCCAGCGTGCGCTGCAAGAACCGCAGCGAGCGCGTGTTATTCCAGCCTCGGAAAACTTTATGTCGCTGCAATGGCTTCTGGAGAGTCAACAACTGCCGATGGAGAACAATGCAACAGTTGCAGAGCAACCTTGGAATTCTGCTATTACTGATACATTACAGGATTTTTGTTTAGAATCGGAGGAGGAAGCTGGGCAAAGCTCTAAACAAGTAGACCAGATATCAAAGTGTTCCCCTACTAATATTGTGGAGCAGATTCTACGGGATTTCTGCTCCTCGCCTAGTTATTTAGATGATGCTTCACCCAAATACAATACGCATCCCGATTTCCGTTtctacaacaaacaaattcgCACTTACAGTCGACCAATTCAAAAACAAGTAAATGTAATCCTAGACGATGACGAAGAACGCCTGAGTTGCTCTTCGGGATTGTCAATGCAAGAAGATTTCATCACACAGATGCCAACGACAAAACATTGTGATTTCGATGCCAATAGCTCGCAGTTGATATGTGAAAACCTCTTGAATTTAAGTGCATTTTTCACACAAAACCAAGTACAAAGTTGTAGTAGCATTGATCTGCCTAAGGATGAAGGACAAGCGACAGCAATGGTCATGGAAGAGCCTCAAGATGCTGAGGATATACTTAAAGACAATGGCTATTGCATTGGCAACACGGAGGAGTGCAGATTGCTGGATGACAACGATGATGTTAGAGTGGAAG CAACTGTAGAATGTAGTCTATTTGATGGCAGCGCACGGTTGGAAACGACTCGCAAAG TTACCAATTTGTTGCcaaatgttaatgttaatgaaGTCAATCAAGAAGATGCGAAAGAAACCTGTAATAACGAATTCCTTGATGACATTCCGTTTAGCGAATGGCAACCAATCGAATTGCCAAATACATCAGGCAAGTTGCCCAAACCTGCTGCCAAACATATGGATTTTAACGTCTGTGATCAGTTAGAGGAGATTCCTATCAGCGAATGGCAACCTATGTTTATACCAGAGTCTGCCTCCCAAAAGTCAAAAGAAACTtcagagcagcaacaaaattctAGTCAAGAATTTAAAGTCACTCCTGGCGTGATTGAATTCCGCACTGCATCCAATAAAACTGTTGAATTGACGGAGGAAATGCGCAAAAAAGCTGCGATGCTAATGGCTGATTTAAAATGTCCAGAAGAAACAGAACATCCTAGCAATCAAGCGGAGACGTTGTCAGCATTTAAAACCGCATCTAACAAAACTCTTAAAATGACTGCAGAGATGGAGAAAAGGGCAGCAATGTTAATGGCAGACTTGAGTGCGTTGCAAGACGAACCTAAGGTTGAGAATCATAGCAATCAGCTGGAGACAATGTCAGGATTTCGCACGGCGTCTAACAAAACGCTAAAGTTAACTAAAGAGatgcaaaaaaaagcagcaatGGCAGATATAAATTGTAATGATTCACAAATCCCAACCGCATCAAAtactaacaacaaaaaaagattgGGAAAAATGGATAAGAAAATTGAGAACATTAAAAAGGAGACCCTCGATGAGATACCCTTAAGTCAATGGAAACCTATGGAATTGAATGTAGTacagaaatttgaaattgcacaGCAAGCTAATGATGTCAGCAGTCAGCTAGACATGATTCCATTGAGTGAATGGCAACATGTAGACCTTGCCGATTCTGTTGAATATCGCACAGCCTCCAACAAGTTAATCGAAGTGTCAGACGAGCATCAACAAAAGGCCTCCATATTAATGGCTACTGTGGCGACGGAGCTAAGTGAAATCTGTGATAGAAATGCGCCTGCTGTGCAAGTGCATCTTGAACAAGTGCAGTTTCGAACGGCATCCAATAAGGCACTGGAGGTAACAGAAGAGATGCGGCAGAGAGCGGCAATGCTTATGGCTGATTTGGAAGCAATTCAAGAGACAAACAATCTATCAGATGAAATGCATTCGATGGAATTCGAGTCGAACCATATCTTAGAAGGTGTTGAACATTGTTCTGCTTCAAAGAATACAATCAAAATGTCGACCAAGATTGACGAAGCAACAAAGATTCTTTCGGCTGACATTGAAGTGGTGAATTCCACTATGCCAATCGGAAGTGGTAATAGAAAAAGTAACAGGAGAAAATGTATACCAATTATTAAAGATGACATGGAAGATAATACTACTACTTTAAAGGAAGAAAGCAATAGAAAACAGGAAAATGTTTCCCGCATAAGTAAAGATAGCAACAACATAAATACTTTAACGCCGAGTGAACATGATAATAGAAGAAATGGAGATACTGTAAATAGATTAAATACAAGGGATCCTTTTGAAGATGGTCATAGAAACACAGACTCTAGGCAAGATTTTCTATGCTTAGCAACGCCGCATCCAAATAAGCTGGCTGCCAACGGCAACTTGGCGTTTGAGACGCCGAAATGTACGCCGGAGTCGCAAGTATCCCTGACACATCTTACAGAGCTCTCACCCTTAGACACGGCCACAAAAAAG TCTATAATAACCCGTCGCAATCTCTTGTCACTAAACAAGCGACGAAAACTAAAAAAGGATGTTGAAAATATGGATGCAACACAAACGCCAGCAAGACAACGCTTCAATCCCATGAAAACAGCGACTAGCACTCCAATGCCAAGTCGCCAGGAGCACAGTCAACAGACCTTAGAAGATGTACCGTGCTCTATTCAAAAGGAGCGCAGATTTTCCCAGGACTCGCCACGTGTTCAAAGGGAGCGTGTGGGCAAGCGACGAAGTGAGGAAGCTCTATCGCCCATTTATGCTCCTACGAATAAGTCGCGACGTCTTGGTTTAAGTCGCATTCGCAATAAATCctcaaataatatttga
- the LOC132790159 gene encoding small integral membrane protein 14 — protein MADEFDGCECIWSHELAMQRLLNFIRQNQNACTDTECIDVSGRVAQTTAQGAGETGGNFTIAVIFMLIAMFMYVVNPSTWRQYTNNKPVRRDNNNQDGSPPPPQPPPAIN, from the exons atggCTGATGAATTCGATGGCTGCGAGTGCATCTGGTCGCATGAGCTGGCCATGCAGCGTCTGCTCAATTTC ATACGCCAGAACCAGAATGCTTGCACAGACACGGAGTGCATCGATG TTAGCGGACGCGTAGCTCAGACGACGGCACAGGGAGCCGGTGAGACGGGTGGAAACTTTACGATTGCGGTGATCTTCATGCTCATCGCAATGTTTATGTACGTGGTGAATCCAAGCACTTGGCGCCAGTATACGAACAATAAGCCAGTGCGTCGGGATAATAACAATCAGGATGGATCCCCGCCACCGCCGCAGCCACCGCCggcaatcaattaa
- the LOC132790156 gene encoding zinc finger CCHC domain-containing protein 8 homolog, producing the protein MDASVIEINDSVITIESDADVEDGEVNDTDVEIINLTANSQSPSNPPQSNTTTTNEHLEEPEPPIFEVTFKNKIDYERLHDRVLQGLKKTFAANEFEFKTNEAITRIGAFIRTPTPLPDNDLFMIDTAPTSKLNAAQVPSYKRTHTDVLDEDTANRKRLKAEAVNKCFRPKVQSACFNCGGTDHSLRECTRPRNQSRIQRARKKNTRTERYHVDTEQRFAHIRPGRISTKTRHAMGYSRGELPFMFYRMRVLGYPPAWLEEAKVQSSGITLFNADGTEVQGPEEEEGEADSFKYDVNKIIDFPGYNAEPGSKFYDDFQHHNVPHFQEHQLKSNFIKSLGENITKGYKRKKLIDLPTPHDTQQTSLEDSTNLVAQDMELDDDQVHDAMQPPLPAEPSLPAPPPPPAEAEDSAPQRSSSPTLEDLKAQQEELLQQLESNTSLNTSSLSTSQVEEESPVALVKPAVFRASIQGTPILKFSEFDKLPEGDKFKAGISDVINFENLPDSTGKYEQMKGLLKDVRHKMEKLQNADD; encoded by the exons atggACGCGAGTGTGATAGAAATTAATGATTCGGTAATAACAATAGAGAGCGATGCTGACGTCGAAGATGGCGAAGTGAATGATACTGATGTTGAGATCATAAACCTAACCGCCAATTCACAATCACCCTCGAACCCTCCACAAAGCAATACAACAACCACAAACGAG CACTTGGAGGAACCAGAGCCGCCAATCTTTGAGGTAAcgtttaagaataaaattgaCTATGAGAGACTGCATGATCGCGTCCTGCAAGGACTGAAAAAAACGTTTGCCGCGAAcgaatttgaattcaaaacaaatgaagcGATAACGAGGATTGGCGCCTTTATCAGGACGCCTACGCCGCTGCCCGATAACGATCTGTTCATGATCGATACGGCACCGACGAGCAAACTGAATGCCGCACAGGTGCCGTCGTACAAACGAACACACACCGATGTCCTCGACGAGGATACGGCGAACAGGAAACGCCTCAAAGCGGAAGCAGTGAACAAATGCTTTCGTCCTAAAGTGCAATCGGCATGCTTCAATTGTGGCGGGACAGATCATTCGTTGCGTGAGTGCACTCGTCCCCGCAATCAGTCAAGAATACAGCGAGCGCGTAAGAAGAACACACGAACGGAGCGTTATCATGTGGACACAGAGCAGCGATTTGCGCACATTCGGCCGGGCAGGATCAGCACCAAGACGCGTCATGCGATGGGCTACAGTCGCGGCGAGTTGCCATTTATGTTCTATCGCATGCGTGTGCTGGGCTATCCGCCCGCTTGGCTGGAGGAGGCCAAGGTCCAGAGCTCGGGCATAACGCTCTTCAATGCCGAT GGCACAGAAGTCCAGGGACCTGAGGAGGAAGAGGGCGAAGCGGACAGCTTCAAGTATGatgtgaataaaataattgattttccTGGCTATAATGCGGAACCCGGCTCCAAGTTTTACGAT GATTTTCAACATCACAATGTGCCCCACTTCCAAGAGCATCAGCTGAAGAGCAACTTTATCAAGTCACTGGGCGAAAACATTACCAAAGGCTACAAACGCAAGAAGCTCATCGATTTGCCCACGCCACACGATACACAACAAACAAGCCTGGAGGACAGTACAAATTTGGTAGCACAGGACATGGAACTGGACGATGACCAGGTGCACGATGCAATGCAGCCTCCGCTGCCTGCTGAGCCCAGTTTACCAGCGCCTCCACCGCCACCCGCAGAGGCAGAAGATTCCGCCCCGCAACGCAGCTCATCGCCCACGCTTGAGGATCTAAAGGCGCAACAGGAAgaactgctgcagcagctggagtCCAATACCTCATTGAACACAAGCAGTCTTAGCACTTCCCAAGTGGAAGAAGAATCTCCTGTTGCACTTGTTAAACCCGCTGTATTTAGAGCCTCCATTCAGGGCACGCCCATTCTGAAGTTCTCCGAGTTTGATAAGCTGCCCGAGGGAGATAAATTCAAGGCGGGAATTAGCGATGTCataaattttgagaatttgcCCGATTCAACGGGCAAATATGAGCAGATGAAGGGGCTCCTCAAGGATGTGCGTCACAAGATGGAGAAACTGCAAAACGCCGACGATTGA